The Leptospira mtsangambouensis genomic sequence GTGCTCTTGGGCGGAAACGTTTCATGATAGGGCCGTCATCCACATAGATTTTTTTAACATAAAGTGAACTTGGATCCAAACTTTCGTTCATTTGGACTGCGTTCGCCACTGCCGAGTTCAGAAGGTTGATGATCATTGAACTTGCTGCTTTATTAGTAAAACGCAAGATATCAATGGCTTCCTTGTAATCGTATCCACGAACTTCATCAGCAACCAGGCGAGCTTTTCTGGCAGAAATTCTGAGGTGTTTTCCTACTGCTTTTGCTTCCATCTCTCTACCTATTTCTTCGCTACTTTTTTGTCTCCACCGTGACCTTTGAAGGTTCTAGTGGGAGCAAATTCACCGAGTTTGTGACCGATCATGTTTTCGTTTACATAAACAGGAACAAACGCTTTGCCATTATGAATCATGACTGTATGACCAATCATATCTGGATAAATGGTACTTCTTCTGGACCAAGACTTGAAGGGAGTTTTTTTCCCTTCAGAGTTTAGGCTCGTAATTTTTTTCATGAGGTGGTCGTCAATGAACGGACCTTTTTTTAAGCTTCTAGCCATGAGTATCTAGATCCTACCTATTCCTGTTTTTCTTACGTCTTTGGACAATAAAACGGTCAGACGGTTTAGTCTTACGTGTTTTAAATCCTTTCGTAGGTTTACCCCAAGGAGTCACTGGGTGACGACCTCCGGAAGTTCTACCTTCACCACCACCGAGTGGGTGGTCCACAGGGTTCATAACGACCCCTCTTACTTTCGGCCTCTTTCCTAACCAACGGTTACGTCCCGCTTTACCAATGATGACCAAGTTATGGTCTTTGTTGGAAAGTTCTCCGATGGTTGCTAAACACTCTTTACGAACCTTTCGGATTTCCGAAGAAGGAAGTTTGAGCGATACATAGTCACCATCTTTTGCGGAGATCACAGCGAAAGATCCTGCTGTGCGAGCGATTTGACCGCCTTTTCCGATATGAAGTTCAATGTTGTGAACGTTAGTTCCTGCAGGGATCTTATCCAAAGGAAGTGTATTTCCTAGTTTGATCTCTGCATTCGCACCAGATTCAATTTTATCACCGACTTTCAGACCGTTAGGAGCTAAAATGTATCGGTATTCTCCATCTGCATAACAGATCAGAGCAATAAAAGCAGAACGGTTTGGATCGTATTCGATTGTTTTTACAGTCGCAGGGATTCCAAATTTATTACGTTTGAAATCGATGATACGGAACTTTCTTTTGTTACGTCCACCTTTGCGTCTAACAGCGATTCGACCCTTGTTATCACGGCCAGCTTTGTATGAAAAGTTTGCAGTGAGCGGCTTGTAAGGAACCACTTCAGTGATTTCTTTGAAATCTAAAACCGAATAATACCGGCTAGACTGCGTTGTGGGTTTAAGTTTTCTAATTCCCATAATTAAACCTTAGCAAAATCCAAATTTGCTCCGTCAGCAAAAGTCACTACGGCTTTTTTGTAGTGAGGTCTTGGGGACGGCATGTTTCTAAAACGTTTCATTTTCCCACGGTAAACGGCTACGTTTACATTTGTTGGAACAACGTTATACATTTGTTTCAGGGCTTGTTTGATCAAAGTTTTGTTCGCATCCGGGTGGACTTTGAACGTATACTTGACAGTTCTTTTTCCCATACGTTCTCCAATTGTTTGAAGGTCTTGCGACTTTTCTGTAACAACCGGTGATAAGATTACATTCTCTAGGTTCA encodes the following:
- the rplV gene encoding 50S ribosomal protein L22; this encodes MEAKAVGKHLRISARKARLVADEVRGYDYKEAIDILRFTNKAASSMIINLLNSAVANAVQMNESLDPSSLYVKKIYVDDGPIMKRFRPRARGRASRIRKRLSHITVVVSEIEKKVS
- the rpsS gene encoding 30S ribosomal protein S19, with the protein product MARSLKKGPFIDDHLMKKITSLNSEGKKTPFKSWSRRSTIYPDMIGHTVMIHNGKAFVPVYVNENMIGHKLGEFAPTRTFKGHGGDKKVAKK
- the rplB gene encoding 50S ribosomal protein L2, which gives rise to MGIRKLKPTTQSSRYYSVLDFKEITEVVPYKPLTANFSYKAGRDNKGRIAVRRKGGRNKRKFRIIDFKRNKFGIPATVKTIEYDPNRSAFIALICYADGEYRYILAPNGLKVGDKIESGANAEIKLGNTLPLDKIPAGTNVHNIELHIGKGGQIARTAGSFAVISAKDGDYVSLKLPSSEIRKVRKECLATIGELSNKDHNLVIIGKAGRNRWLGKRPKVRGVVMNPVDHPLGGGEGRTSGGRHPVTPWGKPTKGFKTRKTKPSDRFIVQRRKKNRNR
- a CDS encoding 50S ribosomal protein L23; this encodes MNLENVILSPVVTEKSQDLQTIGERMGKRTVKYTFKVHPDANKTLIKQALKQMYNVVPTNVNVAVYRGKMKRFRNMPSPRPHYKKAVVTFADGANLDFAKV